A genomic stretch from Novosphingobium resinovorum includes:
- a CDS encoding enoyl-CoA hydratase-related protein, producing MPEPIELEITGKVAQIRLNRPEALNALNFAMIEAMQAALDEAEARARVLVVSGNGRAFCSGADLSGGFTYPTEREEEQDCGAPLETHLNPLMARLRALRITWISALQGAAAGGGAALGLAGDMVLAAEDAQFIMAFARIGLVPDSGIFHMLVRTIGRVRANEMMLLGGRFGAGQALEWGLVNRVVPGERLMAEALELAQRIAEGPASLSAIRRLSWSALDEDFAAMLRAEREAQRDSGRTQDFGEGVRAFLEKRLPRFTGS from the coding sequence ATGCCTGAGCCGATCGAACTGGAGATCACCGGCAAGGTCGCGCAGATCCGCCTCAACCGGCCCGAAGCCCTCAACGCGCTGAACTTCGCGATGATCGAGGCCATGCAAGCTGCGCTTGACGAGGCCGAGGCACGCGCGAGGGTGCTGGTCGTGTCGGGCAATGGCCGGGCGTTCTGTTCCGGAGCCGACTTGTCGGGCGGTTTTACCTACCCGACCGAGCGCGAGGAGGAGCAGGACTGCGGGGCTCCGCTGGAAACGCATCTCAATCCCCTGATGGCCCGGCTTCGCGCCTTGCGGATCACCTGGATCAGCGCCCTGCAAGGTGCGGCAGCGGGAGGCGGCGCGGCACTCGGGCTGGCGGGCGACATGGTGCTGGCAGCCGAGGACGCGCAGTTCATCATGGCCTTCGCGCGTATCGGACTGGTGCCGGACAGTGGCATCTTCCACATGCTGGTGCGCACGATCGGCAGGGTGCGCGCCAACGAAATGATGCTGCTGGGCGGTCGCTTCGGAGCCGGACAGGCGCTCGAATGGGGCCTCGTCAACCGCGTCGTCCCCGGCGAGCGGCTTATGGCCGAGGCGCTGGAACTGGCGCAGCGGATCGCCGAGGGGCCGGCCTCGCTCTCCGCCATCCGCAGGCTTTCATGGTCAGCGCTGGACGAGGATTTCGCGGCGATGCTCCGCGCGGAACGCGAAGCCCAGCGCGACAGCGGCCGCACGCAGGACTTCGGCGAAGGCGTGCGCGCCTTCCTCGAAAAGCGCCTACCCCGCTTTACCGGTAGCTGA
- a CDS encoding zinc-dependent alcohol dehydrogenase: MKMKAAVFVGAGRPLAIQQIDVPRPGPGQLLVRVKRCGVCGSDLHLTEAHAAWQVPHGTVLGHEFAGEIVELGEGTSDIWREGDRVAALPYVGCGRCRECLNGYPFHCPETLSLATGDLIGAFSEYAVIGARETARVSEHLSWEQAAFTEPVAVGIRAVACAGITLGARVLIVGAGPIGLSAAACAKLSGAGAVVVCARTDRHADRAVAMGATEFLLNDADLRRNFIRHAGGPPEIVIECAGVPGMLDLCCDLAEKRGRVVIAGGCNGKDPLNVLTPLCKELTFRFAVCYTIREFALAERLIASARINPMPMYDGEVSLHQLPARFEELRRNKDACKLMVNLDA; the protein is encoded by the coding sequence ATGAAGATGAAGGCGGCCGTTTTCGTTGGCGCCGGGCGTCCGCTCGCCATCCAGCAGATCGACGTGCCGCGTCCCGGCCCAGGCCAGTTGCTGGTGCGGGTGAAGCGCTGCGGCGTTTGCGGCAGCGACCTGCACCTGACCGAAGCGCACGCGGCCTGGCAGGTGCCGCACGGAACGGTGCTGGGGCACGAATTCGCCGGAGAGATCGTCGAACTGGGGGAAGGAACCTCCGACATCTGGCGCGAGGGCGACCGCGTCGCCGCGCTGCCCTATGTCGGCTGCGGGCGCTGCCGGGAATGCCTTAACGGCTACCCCTTCCATTGTCCGGAAACCCTCAGCCTGGCCACGGGCGACCTCATCGGGGCTTTCAGCGAATATGCCGTGATCGGCGCCCGGGAAACCGCACGCGTTTCGGAGCATCTCAGCTGGGAGCAGGCCGCATTCACTGAACCGGTTGCGGTGGGCATCCGGGCCGTCGCCTGCGCGGGGATCACTCTGGGCGCGCGGGTGCTGATCGTAGGAGCCGGGCCGATCGGCCTCAGCGCAGCCGCCTGCGCGAAGCTCTCCGGTGCGGGGGCAGTCGTCGTGTGCGCGCGCACTGATCGCCATGCCGACCGTGCTGTCGCGATGGGTGCCACTGAGTTCCTGCTGAACGATGCGGACTTGCGCCGCAATTTCATCCGCCATGCGGGCGGCCCTCCGGAAATCGTAATCGAATGCGCCGGAGTTCCCGGCATGCTCGATCTGTGCTGCGATCTGGCCGAGAAACGCGGCCGCGTCGTCATCGCCGGTGGCTGTAACGGCAAGGACCCGCTCAATGTGCTCACCCCGCTGTGCAAGGAACTCACCTTCCGTTTCGCAGTCTGCTACACCATCCGCGAATTCGCACTGGCAGAGCGGCTGATCGCCTCGGCCCGGATTAATCCGATGCCGATGTACGACGGCGAAGTCTCACTGCACCAGTTGCCCGCCCGGTTCGAGGAACTGCGCCGCAACAAAGATGCCTGCAAACTGATGGTGAACCTTGATGCCTGA
- a CDS encoding DUF2726 domain-containing protein — protein MGALLKAPTNPLRKSRHSDRNAFSQKIVDFVAQDRATGAILALIEVDDYSHNAARDRARDAMTSHAGYQTVRIGRSVQPRFEEVHQAVSSLLMPPFSANSKGGHNGNR, from the coding sequence ATGGGCGCTTTGCTCAAGGCCCCTACAAACCCATTGCGAAAATCCCGTCACTCCGATCGCAATGCGTTCTCGCAGAAAATCGTTGATTTCGTCGCGCAGGATCGGGCGACTGGCGCGATCCTCGCGCTGATCGAAGTCGATGATTACAGCCACAATGCGGCTCGCGATCGCGCTCGCGATGCCATGACTAGCCATGCTGGTTATCAAACAGTCCGCATTGGCCGATCTGTGCAACCCCGCTTCGAGGAGGTACATCAGGCAGTGTCGTCGCTGCTGATGCCTCCCTTTTCAGCCAACAGCAAGGGCGGCCACAATGGGAATCGATGA
- a CDS encoding ATP-dependent DNA helicase, whose protein sequence is MAVRGYKAMLEVVNTAREFVSGLLRSPEPLVDAGIARLAGSPGDARAQLAVASAVRILSQREAAFQVHQVSKTALDLGLKGVTIDNVEARIDRLIKNGQLVAGEIRQKGRLVDAVTTPESLKVEQSILDHVEAGNGKGTSIVDAASAPSRLQEAAAPRELNQGQLAAATMIVSSEDRYVVVQGVAGAGKSTMLQTVAAVARDEGKQVLGLAFQNKMVGDMREGMVPKNLSAEDMEKAGVSAQTIASFVWQNEKYLSNPASPGAQQRRNELAGTIVVVDETSMVSSDDMLKLMRITEALGIEKVAFVGDRQQLSSIDAGKSFAMVQAAGITMARMDQNVRINPDNKQLLTVAALANTARAGAALKVLGDNVSEHAEPAAQAAETWLALSAEDRDVTAVFVSGREARSEINTEIQQGLRQEGTLKGDGLDVTVHDRVSKEREQLRYAHHYTVGQTLTVTGQIREVGLGRGQYQVSRIFDNGKVQLTGPNGRNLRFDPQKIDPSITRSRLELSNLETLKIYEGDTIRWTTNDKDRGLDNAALAKIVSIEGGSVTVESANNERLTLERGDPMLSRIGLAYALNMHMAQGVTADKGIGVMLSYEHNLSNKRLFNVLVTRVRDGLTMIVDDRQKLEWRLNSNPGDKTSSLESTGQLDIDGVDAKQEAADAALTAAFDALDAESGAVGAPNGPGSDATADLGDLPPMPAADAHDGGAGTGSDGNENAAAGRGEVETSQNGLSGSDTMDLDDLPPMGPSETDYFTFDASTDQIYDPGADEPPAPAQDKEDADPLRQALLDHLEGDGLGIVDTTIDDLTGIPPMPGRDDGQIPGLPEKNLGLDV, encoded by the coding sequence ATGGCCGTGCGCGGCTACAAGGCGATGCTGGAGGTGGTGAACACCGCGCGCGAATTCGTATCCGGCCTCCTGCGATCCCCTGAACCACTGGTCGATGCTGGCATCGCGCGTCTGGCCGGGTCGCCCGGCGATGCCCGCGCGCAACTCGCCGTCGCCTCGGCCGTCCGAATCCTCAGCCAGCGTGAAGCCGCCTTTCAGGTGCATCAGGTTTCCAAGACGGCTCTCGATCTTGGCCTCAAGGGCGTCACGATCGACAACGTCGAAGCGCGCATCGATCGGCTGATCAAGAATGGGCAACTCGTAGCCGGCGAGATCCGCCAAAAGGGGCGCTTGGTAGATGCCGTCACCACGCCAGAGTCATTGAAGGTCGAGCAATCCATTCTCGATCACGTCGAAGCCGGCAATGGCAAAGGCACCTCGATCGTTGATGCCGCCAGTGCGCCATCGCGGCTTCAGGAGGCAGCAGCGCCCCGTGAATTGAATCAGGGGCAGCTCGCGGCCGCGACCATGATCGTTTCCAGCGAGGATCGCTACGTCGTCGTTCAAGGTGTCGCCGGCGCCGGCAAGTCTACCATGCTTCAGACTGTCGCCGCAGTCGCGCGCGATGAGGGCAAGCAAGTCCTCGGCCTCGCGTTCCAGAACAAGATGGTCGGCGACATGCGCGAAGGCATGGTTCCGAAGAACCTCTCGGCCGAGGACATGGAGAAGGCCGGGGTCTCTGCGCAGACGATCGCCTCGTTCGTTTGGCAAAATGAGAAGTACCTCAGCAACCCGGCCAGTCCGGGCGCGCAGCAGCGGCGCAACGAACTGGCCGGGACGATCGTCGTCGTCGACGAAACCTCGATGGTCTCAAGCGACGACATGCTCAAGCTGATGCGCATAACCGAAGCGCTCGGCATCGAGAAGGTCGCCTTCGTCGGCGACCGTCAACAGCTCTCCTCGATCGACGCCGGTAAGTCATTTGCCATGGTACAGGCCGCCGGCATCACGATGGCGCGCATGGATCAGAACGTGCGTATCAATCCAGACAACAAGCAACTTCTGACTGTAGCGGCGCTTGCCAACACTGCCCGCGCAGGCGCCGCGCTGAAGGTGCTGGGTGACAATGTCAGTGAACATGCCGAACCAGCTGCGCAGGCGGCGGAGACATGGTTAGCTCTCTCCGCAGAGGACCGGGATGTAACGGCCGTCTTCGTTTCGGGGCGAGAGGCACGTTCCGAGATCAATACCGAAATTCAGCAAGGTTTGCGACAGGAGGGCACTCTGAAAGGAGATGGCCTGGACGTCACTGTCCATGACCGGGTCAGCAAAGAGCGCGAGCAGTTGCGCTATGCCCATCACTATACCGTCGGCCAGACCCTGACGGTAACGGGGCAAATACGAGAAGTCGGGCTGGGGCGCGGGCAGTATCAGGTCAGCCGCATCTTCGACAACGGCAAGGTCCAACTGACGGGCCCCAACGGGCGCAACCTGCGCTTCGATCCCCAGAAAATCGATCCCAGCATCACCCGTAGCCGACTCGAACTCTCCAACCTCGAAACGCTCAAAATTTATGAAGGCGACACAATCCGCTGGACCACCAACGACAAGGATCGCGGCTTGGACAATGCCGCACTAGCAAAGATCGTCTCCATAGAGGGCGGGAGCGTCACCGTCGAAAGCGCGAATAACGAGCGCCTGACACTCGAGCGCGGTGATCCAATGCTCAGTAGGATCGGCCTCGCCTACGCTCTCAATATGCACATGGCTCAGGGCGTCACGGCCGATAAGGGGATAGGCGTTATGCTCTCCTATGAGCATAACCTCTCGAACAAGCGCCTTTTCAACGTCCTCGTGACTCGTGTGCGCGATGGCCTCACCATGATCGTCGACGATCGCCAGAAGCTGGAATGGCGACTGAACTCCAATCCCGGCGACAAGACCTCCTCTCTCGAAAGCACCGGGCAGCTCGACATCGATGGTGTCGATGCCAAGCAGGAAGCGGCAGACGCTGCACTTACCGCCGCATTCGATGCGCTTGACGCAGAGAGCGGTGCCGTTGGCGCGCCGAACGGCCCTGGCAGCGATGCCACCGCTGATTTGGGCGACCTGCCCCCAATGCCCGCAGCCGATGCACACGACGGCGGCGCCGGCACTGGCAGCGATGGCAACGAGAACGCGGCCGCTGGACGCGGCGAAGTGGAGACGAGCCAGAACGGCTTGTCCGGTTCCGATACAATGGATTTGGATGACCTGCCTCCGATGGGGCCATCGGAGACTGACTATTTCACCTTCGATGCCAGTACCGATCAGATCTACGACCCCGGCGCTGATGAGCCCCCTGCCCCCGCGCAGGACAAGGAAGACGCCGATCCGCTCCGGCAAGCACTGCTGGATCACCTCGAGGGGGATGGGCTCGGCATCGTCGACACCACCATTGATGATCTCACCGGCATTCCGCCGATGCCTGGCCGTGATGACGGCCAAATTCCGGGCCTGCCCGAAAAGAACCTGGGACTCGATGTATGA
- a CDS encoding type IV secretion system DNA-binding domain-containing protein, with protein MARKDGKKDREDIRDDGRPVPLKHHSARGDTPRNNGNFVRGSQLLNTQVIMWLQGAKMPFLMWLGIFALSYFTILSFTLDENNFQLICMRVLSWLWDWCALDPMKQANLQLPDHTVRHTFMGYVPYVPEVALAWHKAMRGIIGSALIASFATIPASIWYVDFSRRRGGSIMEERHERGAMLVDRDLLYKEISQHNQTKFVEEAKDLFPDLSAKEVLALPFAARKAAGIHHPYHIAGIPYPHRLEQSHTMLLGTTGTGKTTVLRKHLEQMREREDNAVVFDLTGAYVEAFYDPERDTILNPMDVRCPAWSIFNDCQTYSEFTAAAAALIPSDGGSSEPFWALAARTLFIEMCMKLIEKGQTSNQALADNLMTADLKQVHRHLQKTIADPLTAPEAARMAESIRAVFNTNAQALRFLPDDGKPYSIKQWITGDKAPGSILFITCTYTDLEMNKALLTLWSNLAIHSLMTMKKTRSLRTWFMFDELGALHRLPAIEDGLQTARNFGGAMILGLHSFDKLVQVYGEENARNLSSLARTKLMLAAADLDTAEQCARYIGNREIRQMDEGYSYGYNSTRDASTLTPRKQIEPLVIPDDIMNLPSMHGFVKFPDGFPAARVRLQWQQYPQVAEGFIRRPPNKPDDPDGKIRGGGGKPKGGDDGGRGEEIALSEEEQKAGEGPIALASNILSQPSEQEREEQEGRDPNAREALERMDPGAAQSATGMGDTARDNSVDHNGIDTPERESALPENSTTRRDAQEISSRSSDKDVGVEAPQGKVDPAEEDLGVREARDGFGTGDGKDHSHDHHDLGDSDMGIGD; from the coding sequence ATGGCGCGTAAAGACGGCAAAAAAGACCGCGAAGACATTCGCGACGACGGTCGGCCCGTCCCTCTCAAACACCATTCCGCGCGCGGTGACACCCCCCGTAACAACGGCAATTTCGTGCGTGGGAGCCAGTTGCTCAACACCCAGGTCATCATGTGGCTGCAGGGCGCAAAAATGCCCTTCCTCATGTGGCTCGGAATCTTCGCCCTCTCCTACTTCACGATCCTGTCGTTCACGCTCGACGAGAACAACTTCCAGCTCATCTGCATGCGCGTGCTGTCGTGGCTTTGGGACTGGTGTGCCCTCGATCCTATGAAGCAGGCTAACCTGCAGCTTCCCGACCATACCGTGCGGCACACGTTCATGGGATACGTCCCCTATGTGCCCGAAGTAGCACTCGCCTGGCACAAGGCGATGCGCGGCATTATAGGCTCGGCTCTTATCGCCTCCTTCGCGACCATCCCGGCATCGATCTGGTACGTTGATTTCTCCCGCCGCCGGGGCGGCTCAATCATGGAAGAACGCCACGAACGCGGTGCGATGTTGGTGGACCGGGATCTGCTCTACAAGGAGATCAGCCAGCACAATCAAACCAAGTTCGTCGAAGAGGCCAAAGACCTCTTCCCGGACCTGTCAGCAAAGGAAGTCCTTGCCCTACCCTTCGCGGCTCGCAAGGCAGCTGGAATACACCATCCCTACCACATCGCTGGCATCCCCTACCCGCACCGGCTCGAGCAATCCCACACCATGCTGCTGGGCACTACCGGCACCGGCAAAACGACCGTCCTGCGTAAGCACCTGGAACAGATGCGTGAGCGCGAAGACAACGCCGTCGTGTTCGATCTTACCGGCGCTTACGTCGAGGCGTTCTATGACCCAGAGAGAGACACGATCCTCAATCCCATGGACGTGCGCTGCCCGGCCTGGTCGATCTTCAACGATTGCCAAACCTACAGCGAGTTCACGGCCGCAGCCGCCGCGCTGATACCCTCCGATGGCGGCTCGTCGGAACCGTTCTGGGCCCTCGCAGCGCGTACCCTCTTCATCGAAATGTGCATGAAGCTGATCGAGAAGGGACAGACCTCCAATCAGGCCCTCGCGGACAACCTGATGACCGCTGACCTCAAGCAGGTCCACCGTCATCTGCAGAAGACGATTGCGGACCCCCTGACTGCTCCAGAAGCGGCCCGCATGGCGGAATCGATCCGCGCCGTCTTCAACACCAATGCACAGGCGCTGCGCTTCCTTCCCGACGACGGTAAGCCCTACTCCATCAAGCAGTGGATCACCGGCGACAAGGCCCCCGGATCGATCCTCTTCATCACTTGCACCTACACCGACCTCGAGATGAACAAGGCGCTCCTGACCTTGTGGTCGAACCTTGCCATCCACTCGCTTATGACGATGAAAAAGACCCGCTCATTGCGGACATGGTTCATGTTCGACGAGCTGGGCGCCTTGCACCGCCTTCCTGCCATCGAAGACGGCCTTCAGACTGCCCGAAATTTTGGCGGCGCCATGATCCTCGGGCTGCACTCCTTCGACAAGCTGGTGCAGGTTTATGGGGAGGAAAACGCCCGCAACCTGTCGTCGCTCGCGCGCACCAAGCTGATGCTCGCCGCGGCTGATCTCGACACGGCAGAGCAGTGCGCCCGCTACATCGGCAATCGCGAAATCCGGCAGATGGATGAGGGCTACTCATACGGCTACAATTCCACCCGCGATGCTTCCACGCTGACACCCCGAAAGCAGATCGAACCACTCGTCATACCCGACGACATCATGAACCTGCCCTCGATGCACGGCTTCGTGAAATTCCCTGACGGTTTCCCTGCTGCGCGCGTCCGTCTGCAATGGCAGCAATACCCGCAGGTCGCGGAAGGTTTCATTCGGCGTCCACCGAACAAGCCGGACGATCCAGATGGCAAAATTCGCGGAGGTGGGGGTAAGCCGAAGGGTGGAGATGACGGTGGGCGTGGTGAAGAAATCGCGCTCAGCGAAGAGGAGCAGAAGGCAGGCGAAGGCCCAATTGCGCTTGCGTCCAATATCCTGTCGCAACCCTCCGAGCAGGAACGCGAAGAGCAGGAGGGCCGCGATCCAAACGCGCGTGAAGCCCTCGAACGGATGGACCCCGGTGCAGCACAATCCGCGACTGGAATGGGTGACACGGCGCGGGACAATTCCGTCGACCATAACGGTATCGATACTCCAGAGCGTGAATCCGCGCTGCCTGAAAATTCCACCACCCGACGCGATGCCCAGGAAATATCGTCCCGATCTTCCGATAAGGACGTGGGCGTTGAGGCGCCACAAGGGAAAGTCGATCCTGCCGAGGAAGATCTAGGTGTGCGTGAAGCGCGTGATGGCTTCGGCACCGGCGATGGAAAAGACCACAGTCACGATCACCACGATCTGGGTGATTCAGACATGGGCATCGGAGACTGA
- a CDS encoding IS110 family transposase codes for MSNIARIGMDTSKSIFVLHGVSADDQVVLRKKLRRNQVLEFFSKLSPTQIGIEACGASHHWSRKLEELGHEVLLIAPQHVKPYVRRNKNDAADAEAICETMSRPRTWFVPAKTADQQAGLMLAGTRDALIRRRTQLSNMIRSYAAEFGLVSPRGLDKIEPLLGRIAADETLPDLAKEMFADLGGDYTQLQDRLTIIEKRLQLWHRSHEQSRRLAQIPGVGVVGAALMTMKVPDPKAFRSGRHFAAWLGLTPKDHSTAGKQRLGVITRAGDEALRSVLVVGATALLQQVRKGRSLQSRWLAELLRRKPPKLVAVALANKTARIAWKLMVSGEVYDRNRVTPPQDGITGELVAA; via the coding sequence GTGAGCAACATCGCGCGCATCGGAATGGACACTTCCAAGAGTATCTTCGTACTGCATGGCGTCAGCGCCGACGATCAGGTCGTGTTGCGAAAAAAGCTCCGTCGCAACCAAGTTCTGGAATTCTTCAGCAAGCTCTCACCAACGCAGATCGGCATTGAGGCGTGCGGGGCGTCGCATCATTGGTCTCGCAAGCTTGAGGAGCTTGGTCATGAGGTGCTTCTGATCGCACCTCAGCATGTGAAGCCCTATGTTCGCCGCAACAAAAATGATGCGGCTGACGCGGAGGCGATCTGCGAGACGATGAGCCGGCCTCGAACATGGTTTGTACCGGCAAAAACTGCGGATCAGCAGGCCGGCCTAATGCTAGCTGGGACCCGCGATGCGCTCATTCGCAGGCGCACTCAGCTTAGCAATATGATCCGTTCCTATGCCGCAGAGTTCGGCTTGGTATCACCGCGCGGACTCGACAAAATTGAGCCATTGCTGGGGCGGATTGCAGCCGACGAAACGTTGCCAGACCTTGCGAAGGAAATGTTTGCCGACTTGGGCGGCGACTACACACAACTCCAGGATCGACTTACGATCATCGAGAAGAGGCTGCAGCTCTGGCATCGCAGTCACGAGCAGAGCAGGCGTCTGGCTCAGATACCCGGTGTCGGCGTCGTCGGCGCTGCGCTGATGACGATGAAGGTTCCCGATCCCAAAGCTTTCCGCTCAGGGCGCCACTTCGCCGCTTGGCTGGGACTTACACCAAAGGATCATTCAACCGCCGGGAAACAGCGGCTTGGAGTTATCACCCGAGCTGGCGATGAGGCCCTGCGGAGCGTTCTGGTCGTCGGAGCGACCGCACTATTGCAGCAGGTTCGAAAGGGACGAAGCCTGCAATCGCGGTGGCTGGCTGAACTGCTGCGGCGCAAGCCGCCCAAGCTTGTGGCGGTGGCGCTGGCCAACAAGACTGCCCGCATAGCGTGGAAGCTCATGGTGAGCGGTGAGGTTTACGATCGGAACCGGGTTACCCCGCCGCAGGATGGCATAACAGGTGAACTCGTAGCGGCGTAA
- a CDS encoding DUF2493 domain-containing protein, producing MTKETNNRSYSSFADLAKAIGTTPAELRKQYLDKAIADTMNGEQEAGTAATPDELAALAREAEIADMIAQDSVLDSFTEAFGDVTALSILDMGGERQELDMPEPAEAQAECHAIINTIFDLFRDTRLEPSAQAIAWGIVNSFHYEAEKLAREEDTLCRDLKDRIEQDDRSEIYATEMEDLQVRAQTKMEQRAAIECMRDYAANCYRSQTGRPWSTARGSRVSSVTTASQIASADFLKARATAMREKRNPTGPLVVFSGGQEWHDYQQLYARLDQIKARIPSMTLCTTGQRKGCDAIAAAWAAQAGVPLVTFAPNAQRFGKSAGFKRNDQLVSLRPVEAIICQGTGIQSHLLDELKDAGVPTHAFRYDAQAPMPADAKRQNWG from the coding sequence ATGACCAAGGAAACGAATAACCGCAGCTATAGCAGCTTTGCCGACCTCGCCAAGGCCATCGGCACCACGCCCGCCGAACTGCGCAAGCAGTACCTCGACAAGGCGATTGCCGACACCATGAACGGCGAGCAGGAAGCAGGAACCGCAGCCACGCCCGACGAGCTGGCAGCACTGGCGCGGGAGGCAGAGATTGCCGACATGATCGCGCAAGATTCCGTGCTCGACAGCTTCACCGAGGCATTCGGCGATGTGACCGCGCTTTCCATCCTCGACATGGGAGGCGAGCGGCAGGAACTGGACATGCCCGAGCCCGCCGAGGCGCAGGCGGAATGCCATGCCATCATCAACACCATCTTTGACCTTTTCCGCGATACCCGCCTTGAGCCGAGCGCGCAGGCGATCGCATGGGGCATCGTCAATTCGTTTCACTACGAAGCGGAGAAGCTGGCCCGTGAGGAGGACACGCTTTGCCGTGACCTGAAAGACCGGATCGAGCAGGACGACCGCAGCGAAATCTATGCAACCGAGATGGAAGATTTGCAGGTCCGCGCGCAAACCAAGATGGAGCAGCGCGCCGCGATCGAATGCATGCGCGACTATGCCGCCAACTGCTACCGTTCGCAGACCGGCCGCCCATGGAGTACCGCGCGCGGATCGAGGGTTTCGAGCGTCACCACCGCAAGCCAGATCGCATCGGCCGATTTCCTCAAGGCGCGCGCAACCGCCATGCGCGAGAAGCGCAACCCCACCGGCCCGCTTGTCGTCTTTTCCGGCGGTCAGGAATGGCACGACTACCAGCAGCTTTACGCCCGCCTTGACCAGATCAAGGCCCGTATCCCGAGCATGACCCTTTGCACCACCGGCCAGCGCAAGGGATGCGACGCCATCGCCGCAGCTTGGGCCGCACAAGCTGGCGTGCCGCTTGTCACTTTCGCCCCGAACGCCCAGCGCTTCGGAAAGAGCGCCGGTTTCAAGCGCAATGACCAGCTTGTCAGCCTCCGGCCCGTCGAAGCCATCATTTGCCAAGGCACCGGCATTCAGTCGCACTTGCTCGACGAACTGAAGGACGCGGGCGTTCCCACCCATGCCTTCCGCTACGATGCACAGGCCCCCATGCCCGCCGACGCCAAGCGGCAGAATTGGGGATGA
- a CDS encoding DUF736 domain-containing protein: protein MNIGSFALKNGQIIGSIATATIDLHRLGLRPVDSSNDKAPFYEIMAWNGKRWAQIGALWEATSNSTGEVFYQGRLDDPSLPEPLQVMLFGDVEEGFRVVWNRPAPVRQNMDGTRQSRRRQRDDSFGEGNATEDGRITQDEEDHIPAF, encoded by the coding sequence ATGAACATCGGTTCTTTCGCCCTCAAGAACGGCCAGATCATCGGTTCCATCGCAACCGCGACCATCGACCTTCACCGTCTCGGCCTTCGCCCGGTCGACAGCAGCAACGACAAGGCACCGTTCTACGAAATCATGGCTTGGAACGGCAAGCGCTGGGCGCAGATCGGCGCACTGTGGGAAGCGACCAGCAATTCGACCGGCGAGGTTTTCTATCAGGGCCGCTTGGATGACCCCAGCCTGCCCGAGCCGCTTCAGGTGATGCTCTTTGGCGACGTAGAAGAAGGCTTCCGCGTGGTCTGGAACCGCCCGGCCCCCGTTCGCCAGAACATGGACGGAACCCGCCAGTCCCGTCGCCGCCAGCGTGATGACAGTTTCGGTGAAGGCAACGCAACCGAAGATGGCCGTATCACGCAGGACGAAGAGGATCACATCCCCGCGTTCTAA
- a CDS encoding helix-turn-helix domain-containing protein: MNLGTACASRKLTQGELSERSGVAASHISHIMHGRANPTLSTLQKMADVLEVTVIDLLTPISEKPRHPE; encoded by the coding sequence GTGAACCTTGGTACTGCCTGCGCTTCGCGCAAGTTGACCCAAGGAGAACTCTCGGAGCGATCCGGTGTCGCCGCCTCGCACATCTCCCATATCATGCACGGAAGAGCGAACCCCACCCTCTCAACCCTGCAGAAAATGGCGGATGTGCTTGAAGTTACCGTGATCGATCTTCTCACGCCAATCTCTGAAAAGCCACGCCATCCTGAATGA
- a CDS encoding group III truncated hemoglobin produces the protein MYYICMIGARVVDGVSKIREEDLLPLVEEFYARIRADPELGPIFNDAIDDWPEHLGKLAAFWSSVMLTSGRYKGQPVPAHLKHKARITPALFERWLALWVQTTNDMMTSEAAAALQAKARRIAESLQLAMFFQLEGRGAATGTRAKQADAPERRVQAHD, from the coding sequence ATGTATTATATATGCATGATTGGAGCGCGAGTCGTGGACGGTGTCTCGAAAATCAGGGAAGAAGACCTGCTTCCCTTAGTGGAGGAATTTTACGCGCGGATCCGCGCTGATCCCGAACTTGGGCCGATTTTCAACGATGCGATCGACGACTGGCCGGAGCATCTCGGGAAGCTGGCTGCGTTCTGGTCCTCCGTCATGCTCACCAGTGGCCGATACAAGGGGCAACCGGTGCCGGCCCATTTGAAGCATAAGGCCAGGATAACGCCCGCGCTCTTCGAGCGGTGGCTCGCGCTCTGGGTGCAAACGACCAATGACATGATGACGTCAGAAGCGGCCGCGGCACTACAGGCGAAGGCGAGGCGGATCGCCGAGAGCCTGCAACTCGCGATGTTCTTCCAACTGGAAGGGCGGGGTGCCGCAACGGGCACTAGAGCCAAACAGGCGGATGCGCCCGAGCGACGAGTGCAAGCCCATGACTGA
- a CDS encoding DUF1971 domain-containing protein has translation MTDNLPYRSTPVFNQDTLPAALRARHDTKAGIWGVIRVLEGELRLTYLEPPSEIVLTPDQPGLLLPQQPHFVTPTGPMKMRVDFYDHKPGL, from the coding sequence ATGACTGACAACTTGCCTTATCGTTCCACGCCGGTGTTCAATCAGGATACGCTGCCGGCTGCCTTGCGCGCGCGACATGACACGAAGGCAGGTATTTGGGGCGTGATCCGGGTTCTCGAAGGCGAACTCAGACTAACCTACCTCGAGCCACCTTCGGAGATCGTCCTGACGCCGGACCAGCCTGGTTTGCTCCTCCCCCAGCAACCGCATTTCGTAACGCCGACAGGGCCAATGAAGATGCGGGTGGATTTTTACGATCACAAGCCCGGGCTCTGA